One genomic segment of Aquipluma nitroreducens includes these proteins:
- a CDS encoding DUF3341 domain-containing protein — MNKKYLVGVFDNEHTLIDAFDKALAKGVVIEEVYTPYPIHEILTGMKTKTNITTAAFFYGVFAVIMLIGGMYYAAVVDWPLHFGGKPFNTFPSFIVITIVATILTITLLTLLTFSVRSKIYPGKKADIIDIRATDDKFIILLDQEKMGIEKPEVTKLFQTNGASEVYEKESN, encoded by the coding sequence ATGAATAAGAAATATTTAGTCGGTGTTTTTGACAACGAACATACGTTGATTGATGCTTTTGATAAGGCTTTGGCGAAAGGTGTAGTTATCGAAGAAGTGTATACGCCTTATCCGATTCATGAGATTTTGACTGGGATGAAAACCAAAACAAACATTACCACGGCAGCTTTCTTTTATGGCGTATTTGCTGTAATAATGCTGATCGGTGGGATGTATTATGCTGCGGTTGTCGACTGGCCTTTGCATTTCGGGGGAAAACCATTTAATACTTTTCCATCGTTTATTGTGATAACAATTGTTGCAACAATTCTGACGATTACACTTTTGACCCTGCTTACTTTTTCTGTCCGGTCGAAAATTTATCCGGGGAAAAAGGCCGATATTATTGACATTCGTGCAACCGATGATAAATTCATTATTCTGCTCGATCAGGAAAAAATGGGAATAGAGAAACCCGAAGTAACCAAGTTATTTCAGACAAACGGAGCATCTGAAGTATACGAAAAGGAATCCAACTAA
- a CDS encoding c-type cytochrome codes for MELKNTIKSLAAIALILAFGSCDRDRNTKGWEYFDDMTHSAAYETYTPNPNFADGKTMRNPVEGTVPLGYQPYLYEKNDTDRVLAGKELVNPYQPTSENIARGKQVFAVFCMNCHGDKGDGKGYLFTSGKYPFPPKSLLSDKVRKGPIGEIYHVVTVGFGVMPAHGSQVRPEDRWKVAMYVKEVLQKQ; via the coding sequence ATGGAATTGAAAAATACGATAAAAAGTCTTGCCGCAATTGCCCTTATTTTGGCGTTTGGATCGTGCGACCGAGACCGAAATACGAAAGGTTGGGAGTATTTTGACGATATGACACATTCAGCAGCGTACGAAACCTATACTCCTAATCCGAATTTTGCCGATGGAAAAACCATGCGCAATCCGGTTGAGGGAACTGTTCCTCTCGGTTATCAGCCCTATCTGTATGAGAAAAACGATACAGATCGCGTACTTGCCGGAAAGGAATTAGTAAATCCATATCAGCCAACTTCTGAAAATATTGCTCGCGGAAAACAGGTGTTTGCTGTTTTTTGCATGAATTGTCATGGCGATAAAGGTGACGGGAAAGGCTACTTATTTACAAGTGGCAAGTATCCTTTTCCTCCGAAGAGTTTGCTTTCAGATAAAGTCAGGAAAGGCCCAATTGGCGAGATATATCATGTTGTAACTGTTGGGTTTGGCGTAATGCCGGCACATGGTTCGCAAGTCAGGCCTGAAGATCGCTGGAAAGTTGCCATGTATGTGAAAGAAGTGCTGCAGAAGCAGTGA
- a CDS encoding PhzF family phenazine biosynthesis protein, giving the protein MRIQIFQADAFAASLFKGNPAAVVPLNEWLSDETMQQIAAENNLSETAFFIPEGKHYHIRWFTPKAEVRLCGHATLATAHTLFNELNFQGEQIEFNSKSGVLTVKRVKDKLQLDFPADFANVVDAVPAFSEAFGAHPLATLKGRTDYLLLFDSEETIRNFQPDISLLLSTNARGIMVTAKGTEVDFVSRFFAPSVGVNEDPVTGSAHTTLIPFWSKRLNKTEMTALQVSRRGGQLWCTLSGDRVLIAGKAVTYLRGEIEV; this is encoded by the coding sequence ATGAGGATTCAGATATTTCAGGCCGATGCTTTTGCTGCCAGCCTTTTCAAAGGAAATCCGGCTGCAGTTGTTCCACTGAACGAATGGCTTTCTGATGAAACAATGCAGCAAATTGCCGCTGAAAACAACCTTTCAGAAACAGCTTTTTTTATTCCTGAAGGCAAACATTACCATATTCGGTGGTTTACGCCAAAGGCAGAAGTCAGGCTTTGCGGCCATGCAACTTTGGCAACAGCACATACTTTATTCAACGAACTAAATTTTCAGGGTGAGCAAATCGAATTTAACAGCAAAAGTGGCGTCCTGACTGTCAAAAGAGTGAAAGATAAACTGCAACTAGACTTTCCGGCTGATTTTGCCAATGTTGTGGATGCAGTTCCAGCTTTTTCAGAAGCTTTTGGGGCTCATCCCCTGGCAACGTTAAAAGGAAGAACCGATTACTTATTGCTGTTTGATTCGGAAGAAACAATTCGAAACTTTCAGCCTGACATTTCTTTATTACTGTCAACCAATGCCCGCGGAATCATGGTTACGGCAAAGGGAACCGAAGTTGATTTTGTCAGTCGCTTTTTTGCCCCATCAGTTGGTGTAAACGAAGATCCGGTCACAGGATCGGCACATACCACCCTCATCCCATTTTGGTCGAAACGACTGAATAAAACAGAAATGACTGCCCTCCAGGTTTCTCGGCGCGGAGGACAACTTTGGTGCACGCTTTCGGGCGACCGGGTTTTGATTGCCGGGAAAGCGGTGACCTATTTGAGAGGCGAGATTGAGGTTTAA
- a CDS encoding dihydrofolate reductase family protein: protein MNRKIILYIAMSLDGFIAKPDGDISFLSMVEKEGEDYGYTAFMEGIDTVILGRKTYDKVSSMVPEWNYGERDIYVLTRTPRPDSGKKKFYSGDLNELITTLKSRNGKNIFCDGGAETVSLFLQNELFDELIISIIPVLLGDGIKLFGNNLQEQKLHLISSKAFEKGLVQLHYLCH from the coding sequence ATGAACCGAAAAATCATTCTTTACATTGCCATGAGCCTTGATGGTTTTATTGCCAAACCCGATGGCGACATCAGTTTTTTATCGATGGTTGAGAAAGAAGGTGAAGACTATGGCTACACCGCTTTTATGGAAGGCATCGATACTGTAATTCTTGGCCGAAAAACATATGACAAAGTCTCGTCAATGGTTCCTGAGTGGAATTATGGAGAACGCGATATTTATGTTCTGACTCGCACTCCCCGACCTGATTCAGGAAAAAAGAAATTCTATTCCGGAGATTTAAATGAATTGATAACCACTCTGAAAAGCAGGAATGGCAAAAATATCTTTTGTGATGGTGGAGCCGAAACCGTTTCGCTGTTTCTACAGAATGAATTGTTCGACGAACTGATTATTTCTATCATTCCGGTTCTGCTTGGCGACGGAATTAAACTTTTCGGAAACAATTTACAGGAACAAAAGCTGCATTTGATCAGTTCCAAGGCATTTGAAAAAGGCTTGGTTCAATTGCATTATCTGTGTCATTAA
- a CDS encoding secondary thiamine-phosphate synthase enzyme YjbQ produces MTEQLEITLPTFKRGYHLITDLIERQLPKLPEKGLVNILIQHTSAGISLNENADPTVRYDFEAFMNKLVPENDPGFTHILEGSDDQPAHLKSSLIGASLTIPITNHQLNLGTWQGIYLCEFRNFGGRRTLVVTIIS; encoded by the coding sequence ATGACAGAACAGCTCGAAATAACACTACCAACCTTCAAGCGCGGTTACCATCTGATTACCGATTTGATTGAACGGCAATTGCCCAAACTTCCGGAGAAAGGGCTGGTAAATATTTTGATCCAGCATACTTCAGCCGGTATCAGCCTGAATGAAAATGCAGATCCTACAGTGCGATATGATTTCGAAGCCTTTATGAATAAGCTGGTTCCGGAGAATGATCCGGGTTTTACACATATTTTGGAAGGTTCGGACGATCAACCTGCCCACCTGAAATCCTCATTAATTGGAGCTAGTCTGACCATTCCAATTACAAATCACCAGTTAAATTTGGGAACATGGCAAGGAATTTATTTGTGCGAGTTCCGAAATTTTGGTGGCCGACGCACATTGGTAGTCACAATCATCTCATAG
- a CDS encoding S28 family serine protease, protein MKQLLFIIICALTLTTNAQTDKLQLERELFNLPNVSFTEATKPGDPYLTYDLMVKQPIDHQNPAKGSFYQWVQLRHRGFDLPTVIETNGYFMARSKNEVEQILNANNISVEFRFFGKSGPDSLQWQYLTNTQAASDLHNINQLLRQIYKGKWISTGISKGGQTTIYYKYLYPDDVDMAIPYVAPIDNAFEDTRLYTFMDTIGTPQIRQRLFDFQKLLLMNEDEAIKKLRWYAKGAKMTFNYVGDFGKVFEYAVMEYPFAFWQWGRSADSIPTNKKLDDYLDELMETSSISNFSDSDLKMFGPHYYLAASETGYYGYNIAPFKKYIRHFTSNPTATFPPKEANAKPTDGSFHAGLQKWLAEKGNNILYIYGGIDAWSAARVQVSDKVNSKSFLIPGASHGVARIKNLPENMKTEFAGKIKEWTGLDSKMDVLNRK, encoded by the coding sequence ATGAAACAACTTCTTTTTATCATCATCTGTGCATTAACATTAACAACAAACGCCCAGACCGACAAACTACAACTCGAACGCGAATTATTCAATCTTCCCAACGTTTCGTTTACCGAAGCAACAAAACCCGGAGATCCTTACCTGACCTATGATTTGATGGTAAAACAACCCATCGACCATCAGAATCCGGCGAAAGGTTCGTTTTATCAATGGGTGCAACTGCGACACCGTGGCTTTGATTTACCAACAGTTATTGAAACCAACGGATACTTTATGGCGCGGAGCAAAAATGAGGTCGAACAAATTCTCAATGCCAACAATATCAGTGTCGAATTCCGTTTCTTTGGCAAATCGGGTCCCGATTCGCTGCAATGGCAATACCTCACCAATACACAGGCTGCTTCCGATCTTCATAACATAAACCAATTGCTCAGGCAAATTTACAAAGGCAAATGGATCAGTACCGGCATCAGCAAAGGTGGGCAAACAACCATTTATTACAAATACCTCTATCCTGACGATGTTGACATGGCCATTCCGTATGTGGCTCCTATCGACAATGCTTTTGAAGATACCCGGCTTTACACATTCATGGATACCATCGGAACGCCACAAATCCGCCAACGTTTATTCGATTTCCAGAAGCTTTTGCTGATGAACGAAGATGAAGCAATAAAAAAGCTGCGATGGTATGCCAAAGGCGCCAAAATGACTTTCAATTACGTGGGTGACTTCGGAAAAGTTTTTGAATATGCTGTAATGGAATATCCTTTTGCTTTCTGGCAATGGGGACGGTCGGCCGACAGCATACCGACCAATAAAAAGCTCGACGATTATCTTGACGAATTGATGGAAACATCAAGCATCTCCAATTTTTCGGATTCCGATCTTAAAATGTTTGGACCACATTATTATCTGGCTGCTTCTGAAACCGGATATTACGGTTATAACATTGCTCCTTTCAAAAAATACATCAGGCATTTTACTTCAAATCCAACGGCTACTTTTCCTCCTAAAGAAGCCAACGCCAAACCGACCGACGGTTCATTTCACGCAGGCCTGCAAAAATGGTTGGCCGAAAAAGGCAACAACATCCTTTACATTTACGGAGGAATCGATGCATGGTCTGCCGCCCGCGTGCAGGTTTCCGACAAGGTCAATTCCAAATCGTTCCTGATTCCGGGAGCAAGCCATGGCGTTGCCCGAATCAAGAATTTACCCGAAAATATGAAAACAGAATTTGCTGGAAAGATTAAAGAATGGACAGGACTAGACAGTAAAATGGATGTATTGAACCGAAAATAA
- a CDS encoding TonB-dependent receptor: MRSIQLLLLIILLSLNAASLHAQSNNATLIGKVTDGNGKPLELANISLKNSSIGTVSNRDGVYLLRIPAKKIVIIVYSMVGYQSGEKSIKASEEQKLELNVSLKQIDQEIEEVQVTQNRRTKTNMNRIDAKYMTNMTDAGTGGVEALIKTLPGVSTNNELSSQYSVRGGNFDENLVYVNDIEVYRPLLTRSGQQEGMSSINSDMVSSIEFSAGGFDAKYGDKMASVLDIKYRKPTEFAASVSASFLGGSLQVEDLSKNGKFSHITGVRYKTNRYLLGSLDEKGEYNPNFIDFQTYLTYKFNKSFDVSFLGNLAKNQYNFMPQSRETSFGTISQQYGAKIYFEGQEADQFVTTTGALVANYHPSEKLNLKIIASAFQSKEAETYDIDGSYYLNELEQNTQTGAADSALNIGVGEFLNHARNYLDVSVYSLEHKGAYNSEHHLLNWGIKAQIEKIDDRMNEWVLRDSTGYAIPYHSDKLELYSSTNMKYNMNSTRATAFIQDTYQIPIGKGSLYATAGIRSQYWSYSKEFLLSPRATLRYYPEWNSNFVFHLSGGIYDQPAFYKELKDRNGIIYPDTKAQRSAQVVLGTDYIFRAWDRPFKFTSEMYYKFMSNITPYQIDNVRIRYLPNQKAKGYATGLDMKVNGEFVSGVESWASLSVMKTEEDIIGDFYYKYYNQAGELIIPGVTADQVRASSQIQHPGYIPRPTDQRFNFSVFFQDYFPGNPTWKMHLTAFYGSRLPTGPSNSQRYMDTFRIPPYRRIDLGFSKVLINQDHKKYRYKALDSIRDMWLSMEVFNLLGINNTISYLWVANNSGDMFGVPNYLTKRKLNLKLTVKF; the protein is encoded by the coding sequence ATGAGGTCAATTCAACTACTGTTATTAATCATCTTACTGTCTCTGAACGCCGCGAGCTTACATGCTCAAAGCAACAACGCTACCTTAATTGGCAAAGTTACCGATGGGAACGGGAAGCCTCTTGAATTAGCCAACATTTCATTGAAAAACTCATCGATTGGAACTGTTTCAAATCGTGATGGAGTTTACCTTTTGCGAATTCCGGCGAAAAAAATCGTAATCATTGTGTATTCAATGGTTGGTTACCAATCGGGTGAAAAAAGCATCAAAGCTTCGGAAGAGCAGAAACTTGAGCTAAATGTCTCGCTGAAACAAATTGATCAGGAAATTGAAGAAGTGCAGGTCACCCAAAATCGCCGGACTAAAACGAATATGAACCGGATTGACGCAAAATACATGACCAACATGACCGATGCCGGAACCGGTGGCGTTGAAGCATTGATTAAAACCTTGCCAGGTGTATCAACCAACAATGAATTGAGTTCGCAATATTCAGTACGTGGTGGAAACTTCGATGAGAATCTGGTCTATGTCAACGACATTGAAGTGTACCGTCCGTTACTAACCCGCTCAGGACAACAGGAAGGAATGAGCTCCATTAATTCCGATATGGTTTCGTCAATCGAATTCTCTGCAGGTGGGTTCGATGCCAAATATGGCGATAAAATGGCATCGGTTCTCGACATCAAATACCGCAAGCCAACCGAGTTTGCAGCATCCGTTTCTGCCAGTTTTCTGGGAGGTTCGCTGCAAGTCGAAGATTTGAGCAAAAACGGCAAATTCTCACACATTACCGGTGTTCGCTATAAGACCAACAGATATTTACTTGGCTCGCTTGACGAAAAAGGCGAATACAATCCGAACTTCATCGATTTTCAAACCTACCTGACCTACAAATTCAACAAATCTTTCGATGTTTCATTTCTGGGAAATCTGGCTAAAAACCAGTACAATTTCATGCCTCAAAGCCGGGAAACCAGCTTTGGAACAATTAGTCAGCAATACGGAGCAAAGATTTATTTTGAAGGTCAGGAAGCCGATCAGTTTGTAACAACTACTGGTGCTCTGGTTGCGAATTACCATCCCAGTGAAAAATTAAACCTAAAAATAATTGCTTCGGCCTTTCAATCGAAAGAAGCTGAGACCTACGATATTGATGGATCCTATTACCTGAATGAACTGGAGCAGAACACTCAAACAGGAGCCGCAGACAGTGCTCTTAACATTGGCGTTGGTGAATTTCTGAACCATGCACGAAATTACCTGGATGTAAGCGTTTACAGCCTGGAACACAAAGGCGCATATAATTCGGAACACCACTTATTAAACTGGGGCATCAAGGCACAGATTGAAAAAATTGACGACCGGATGAATGAATGGGTTCTGCGAGATTCAACCGGCTATGCAATTCCCTATCACAGCGATAAGCTTGAATTGTACAGTTCAACCAATATGAAGTACAATATGAATTCAACCCGAGCAACGGCCTTCATTCAGGATACCTACCAGATACCAATTGGGAAAGGATCATTGTACGCCACCGCCGGAATTCGTTCTCAATATTGGTCATATTCCAAAGAGTTTTTGCTTAGTCCGCGCGCTACTTTGCGCTATTATCCAGAATGGAATTCAAATTTCGTGTTTCATCTTTCAGGAGGAATTTATGATCAGCCAGCATTTTACAAGGAACTAAAAGACCGGAATGGAATTATTTATCCGGATACCAAAGCACAACGATCGGCGCAGGTGGTTCTGGGAACCGATTATATTTTCAGAGCCTGGGATCGTCCTTTTAAATTTACTTCAGAAATGTATTACAAATTCATGTCGAACATTACGCCTTATCAGATTGATAATGTGCGAATCCGATATTTGCCCAATCAAAAGGCAAAAGGTTATGCCACCGGACTTGACATGAAGGTAAATGGTGAATTTGTGAGTGGAGTTGAGTCATGGGCCAGTTTATCGGTAATGAAAACGGAAGAAGATATTATTGGCGATTTCTATTATAAATATTACAATCAGGCTGGCGAATTGATTATTCCTGGAGTAACAGCCGACCAGGTTCGCGCATCCAGTCAGATTCAGCATCCGGGATACATTCCCCGACCAACCGATCAACGATTTAATTTCAGTGTTTTCTTTCAGGATTATTTCCCGGGAAATCCAACATGGAAGATGCACCTGACAGCTTTTTATGGCTCTCGGCTTCCAACCGGGCCTTCAAATTCGCAACGATATATGGATACTTTCCGCATTCCTCCCTATCGGCGTATCGACCTTGGTTTTTCGAAAGTGTTGATTAACCAGGATCATAAAAAATATAGGTACAAAGCACTTGACTCAATCAGAGACATGTGGTTAAGCATGGAAGTCTTCAATCTGTTGGGGATCAACAATACGATTTCGTATTTATGGGTTGCCAATAACTCGGGCGATATGTTTGGCGTACCAAACTACCTGACCAAACGGAAATTGAATTTAAAACTGACTGTAAAATTTTAA
- the nrfD gene encoding NrfD/PsrC family molybdoenzyme membrane anchor subunit → MYKTDVRGKLIDGEKSLSQISQEILAPIDAKVPRWWYVAMGVSLVMFAWGARSIYITLTVGIGSWGVNNTVAWGWAIINFVWWIGIGHAGTAFSIFLLILRQKWRTAINRAAEAMTVVAVFCAALFPLMHMGRSWLFFYVFPYPNTRGPLWVNFNSPLFWDFVAISAYLLISASFWYFGMVPDFATIRDTTKSKVKKAVYGFFSFGWTGSSKEWLRYEGLAFVLGGIAAVLVVSVHSIVSTDFAASIEPGWHTTLFPPYFVVGAIFSGFAMVLTLVTLMKKLYGMGDFITENHVDAVCRVLVFISLIMGTAYITEIFIAWYSGSEYEMYTFFKNRITGEYAMQFWGMFIFNAIMPQLFWSRKVRRNIWVVFIISLLINLGMWFERFNIVITSLSKNYLPASWAEYHPSMVEIGFFVGTLGMFSAGVLLFFRFIPQIAISEVKMISKYNTQQTDHLKPGHHDYE, encoded by the coding sequence GTGCCCAGATGGTGGTATGTAGCCATGGGTGTCAGTTTGGTAATGTTTGCCTGGGGTGCCAGAAGTATTTATATCACGCTGACTGTTGGAATTGGTTCGTGGGGTGTAAACAACACAGTTGCATGGGGATGGGCAATTATCAACTTTGTATGGTGGATCGGGATTGGCCATGCCGGAACCGCTTTTTCCATTTTCCTGCTGATTTTGCGACAGAAGTGGAGAACCGCAATTAACCGTGCTGCGGAAGCTATGACAGTTGTTGCAGTTTTTTGTGCCGCATTGTTTCCGCTGATGCACATGGGCCGTTCATGGTTGTTTTTCTATGTTTTTCCGTATCCGAATACCCGCGGTCCACTTTGGGTAAACTTTAACTCCCCGCTGTTTTGGGACTTTGTAGCTATATCGGCATACTTACTTATTTCGGCCAGCTTCTGGTATTTCGGTATGGTTCCTGATTTTGCTACTATTCGCGATACTACAAAATCGAAAGTCAAAAAAGCTGTTTATGGGTTCTTTTCTTTTGGTTGGACTGGCTCATCAAAAGAATGGTTGCGATACGAAGGCCTGGCTTTTGTGCTTGGCGGAATCGCTGCGGTTCTGGTAGTTTCGGTTCACTCCATCGTATCAACCGACTTCGCTGCATCTATTGAGCCGGGTTGGCACACCACTTTGTTTCCTCCATACTTTGTTGTTGGAGCTATTTTTTCCGGATTTGCCATGGTATTAACTTTGGTTACCCTGATGAAGAAATTATATGGAATGGGCGATTTTATTACTGAAAATCACGTTGACGCTGTTTGTCGCGTGCTGGTTTTTATTTCGCTGATCATGGGAACTGCATACATTACCGAAATATTTATAGCATGGTATTCAGGTTCCGAATATGAAATGTACACCTTCTTTAAAAACCGGATTACCGGTGAATACGCCATGCAATTCTGGGGAATGTTCATTTTCAATGCCATTATGCCACAATTATTCTGGTCAAGAAAAGTGCGTCGCAACATTTGGGTCGTATTTATCATTTCGCTTTTAATTAACCTTGGAATGTGGTTCGAACGATTTAATATCGTAATTACTTCGCTTTCTAAAAATTATCTGCCTGCCAGTTGGGCCGAATATCATCCATCTATGGTTGAGATTGGCTTCTTTGTAGGTACACTTGGAATGTTTTCAGCAGGAGTATTGTTGTTCTTCCGCTTCATTCCGCAGATAGCCATTAGTGAAGTCAAGATGATTTCGAAATACAATACTCAGCAAACTGATCACCTTAAACCGGGTCACCATGATTATGAATAA
- a CDS encoding thioredoxin domain-containing protein, producing MKNQKYTNELIHETSPYLLQHAHNPVNWQPWGEKALTQAKAENKLLLISIGYSACHWCHVMEHESFEDTEVAKIMNDHFICIKVDREERPDVDHIYMTAVQLLTGRGGWPLNCIALSDGRPIWGGTYFQKENWIQALKAVFKFYIENPKETLEYAIKLQDGIEQNSLIPISGENAGIDPLLLPSLLKKWQSYFDTRNGGTKGAPKFMIPNNWQFLLRAGQQLLDEAIHKQVELTLQKMSFGGLYDQVGGGFARYSTDEIWKVPHFEKMLYDNAQLLHLYAEAYQTDPNPLYQQVVSETIEFLKRELLSPENGFYSALDADSEGEEGKFYTWTKPELIQLLGADFELFSEYFNVNSLGFWEHNQYILMRTEDNDSFAKKHQLSIENIEKKVQNWKSLLLKEREKRIRPGLDDKILTSWNAMTINGLISCYKAFGNPEYLELALANANFLKQKLFDANRHLLHSYKNNQAKISGFLDDYAFVIEAFTTIFEATGQKDWLNLAQQLTKITFQEFYDEQKSIFYFTASQQQDLITRTIEVHDNVIPSSNSVMAKNLFRLSYLLDRPDYLETAQKMFSTVSGNMADYPSGYSNWSQLMLDLTGNHFEVAIIGENAISLLNEFQKNYLPHVIFCAGTAENDLPLLKGRHVSGKTLIYICQNNSCQLPVETIKEALLLISN from the coding sequence ATGAAAAATCAGAAATATACCAACGAACTGATCCACGAAACATCGCCGTATTTGCTGCAACACGCACACAATCCTGTGAACTGGCAGCCTTGGGGCGAAAAAGCACTGACCCAGGCTAAAGCTGAAAACAAACTTTTACTCATCAGCATTGGCTATTCGGCCTGTCACTGGTGCCACGTAATGGAACATGAATCGTTCGAAGATACGGAAGTGGCAAAAATCATGAACGATCATTTTATCTGCATCAAGGTGGATCGCGAGGAACGTCCCGATGTTGATCACATTTACATGACTGCCGTTCAGCTTTTAACCGGGCGTGGAGGATGGCCGCTCAACTGCATTGCTTTGTCCGACGGACGGCCCATCTGGGGTGGAACATACTTTCAGAAAGAGAATTGGATACAAGCGTTGAAAGCTGTTTTCAAATTTTATATCGAAAATCCGAAGGAAACACTGGAATACGCCATAAAACTGCAAGATGGAATCGAACAAAATTCGTTGATTCCGATTTCAGGAGAAAATGCCGGCATTGATCCGCTGCTTTTACCGTCGCTTTTGAAAAAATGGCAAAGTTATTTTGATACCAGAAATGGCGGAACAAAAGGCGCACCCAAGTTTATGATTCCGAACAACTGGCAATTCCTGTTGCGCGCAGGGCAACAACTTCTGGATGAAGCCATACACAAGCAAGTTGAGCTGACTTTGCAGAAAATGTCTTTCGGCGGACTTTACGATCAGGTTGGCGGTGGTTTTGCACGCTATTCGACCGATGAGATCTGGAAAGTTCCGCACTTCGAAAAAATGCTTTACGACAATGCCCAGCTTTTGCACCTTTATGCTGAAGCTTACCAAACCGATCCCAATCCTTTGTATCAGCAGGTGGTTTCAGAAACTATTGAATTCCTGAAACGGGAATTGCTATCGCCTGAAAATGGGTTCTATTCGGCGCTCGATGCCGACAGCGAAGGCGAAGAAGGGAAATTCTATACCTGGACAAAACCAGAACTAATACAACTTTTGGGTGCCGATTTTGAATTGTTCAGTGAATATTTCAACGTCAATTCACTAGGCTTTTGGGAGCACAACCAATACATTTTGATGCGAACGGAAGACAACGATTCGTTTGCAAAAAAGCATCAATTGTCAATTGAAAATATTGAAAAAAAGGTTCAGAATTGGAAATCGCTTTTACTGAAAGAGCGCGAAAAGCGAATCCGTCCCGGGCTCGATGATAAAATCCTGACTTCGTGGAATGCCATGACCATTAACGGATTAATCAGTTGCTACAAGGCTTTTGGCAATCCGGAATATCTTGAGCTTGCACTTGCAAATGCCAACTTTCTGAAGCAAAAACTATTTGATGCAAATAGGCATTTGCTGCATTCGTACAAAAACAATCAGGCCAAAATCTCCGGATTTCTGGATGACTATGCTTTTGTGATCGAAGCCTTTACCACGATTTTTGAAGCTACCGGACAAAAAGATTGGCTGAATTTGGCTCAACAACTGACGAAAATTACATTTCAGGAGTTTTACGACGAGCAAAAATCAATTTTCTATTTTACTGCCAGTCAACAGCAGGATTTGATTACCCGAACCATCGAAGTTCACGATAATGTGATTCCTTCGTCGAACTCGGTGATGGCCAAAAACCTCTTTCGGCTTTCGTACCTGCTCGACCGGCCTGACTATCTGGAAACAGCACAAAAAATGTTCAGTACCGTTAGTGGAAATATGGCCGATTATCCATCGGGTTACAGCAACTGGTCGCAGTTGATGCTTGATTTAACAGGCAATCATTTCGAAGTGGCCATCATTGGAGAGAATGCAATCAGCCTGTTGAACGAATTTCAGAAAAACTATTTACCCCATGTTATTTTTTGCGCCGGAACTGCTGAAAACGATTTGCCATTGCTAAAAGGAAGACATGTTTCAGGAAAAACCTTGATTTACATCTGCCAGAATAACAGTTGCCAGCTGCCGGTCGAAACAATAAAAGAAGCACTCCTACTAATTTCAAATTAA
- a CDS encoding type II toxin-antitoxin system RelE/ParE family toxin, producing the protein MGNRKIIWSHRAQIKLFQILEFYSERNQSKVYSLKLNAAIKKQLAQIQRQPEIGIKSEIESVRGLIYDNFIIFYEVDSTNIIIHSIWDCRQNPEGLKIV; encoded by the coding sequence ATGGGCAACCGAAAAATAATCTGGTCTCATCGAGCACAAATCAAGCTTTTTCAAATTCTCGAATTCTATTCTGAACGAAATCAGAGTAAAGTCTATTCGCTGAAATTGAACGCTGCAATTAAAAAGCAATTAGCCCAAATACAAAGACAACCCGAAATTGGCATTAAATCAGAAATTGAATCTGTTCGCGGATTGATCTATGATAATTTCATCATTTTCTATGAGGTAGACTCAACCAATATCATTATCCACTCCATTTGGGATTGCCGCCAAAATCCTGAAGGTCTGAAGATCGTTTAG